One genomic region from Jiangella sp. DSM 45060 encodes:
- a CDS encoding TetR/AcrR family transcriptional regulator — protein sequence MGHREQLMTAAKRCLEERGYARTTSRDIAAAAGAPLGTINYHYGSKDALLNRALLESLWEWGDRAAATSGEDDGTPGERIVAMWARMIDSQLTERALMVASVEAMAQAERSPEIRQQLADALERSRTGLAAQLHGLDGIEPTEETRAVGSVHSALVAGLTQQWLVDPERAPSAREVAIGLRAIARDLEGDA from the coding sequence ATGGGACATCGCGAACAGCTCATGACCGCCGCCAAGCGGTGCCTGGAGGAGCGCGGCTACGCGCGCACGACCTCGCGCGACATCGCCGCCGCGGCCGGCGCGCCGCTGGGCACCATCAACTACCACTACGGCTCCAAGGACGCGCTGCTCAACCGCGCGCTGCTGGAGTCGCTGTGGGAGTGGGGCGACCGCGCGGCGGCGACGTCCGGAGAAGACGACGGCACGCCGGGGGAGCGGATCGTCGCGATGTGGGCCCGGATGATCGACTCCCAGCTCACCGAGCGGGCGCTGATGGTGGCCAGCGTCGAGGCGATGGCCCAGGCCGAGCGGTCGCCGGAGATCCGCCAGCAGCTGGCCGACGCGCTCGAACGGTCACGGACGGGCCTCGCCGCGCAGCTGCACGGCCTCGACGGCATCGAGCCGACGGAGGAGACGCGGGCGGTCGGGTCGGTCCACTCGGCGTTGGTCGCGGGGCTCACCCAGCAGTGGCTGGTCGACCCCGAGCGGGCGCCGTCGGCCCGGGAGGTGGCCATCGGGTTGCGGGCCATCGCCCGCGACCTCGAGGGCGACGCCTGA
- a CDS encoding L,D-transpeptidase yields MAGRYGVSSRSATRHSPRRRSRVRRRSRIHGVRVTFLSCSFAVTAGLFGLAGTATGPDVPASAGVLPPLSDRDGDDISRGDARVPSAKTARPAMEKVVPPPADPNVKPVATAPLPAGSGSGHRVVFDITQQVVWLVDADETVLRTYYVSGSRYDQLPTGTFDVFSKSRDAVSWHGTETMEYMVRFFRGQNSNIGFHDLPVATATGAEVQTLSQLGTPLSDGCIRQDLDDAVALWEHTEVGTPVVVVRS; encoded by the coding sequence ATGGCAGGGCGCTACGGCGTCTCGTCCCGATCGGCCACGCGGCACTCGCCGCGCCGGCGTTCCCGCGTCCGTCGCCGATCCCGCATCCACGGGGTGCGGGTGACGTTCCTCAGCTGCTCGTTCGCGGTCACCGCCGGCCTGTTCGGGCTGGCCGGCACCGCCACCGGCCCGGACGTCCCGGCCAGCGCCGGCGTGCTGCCTCCGCTGTCCGACCGCGACGGCGACGACATCTCCCGCGGCGACGCGCGCGTCCCGTCCGCGAAGACCGCCCGGCCGGCCATGGAGAAGGTCGTCCCGCCGCCCGCCGACCCGAACGTCAAACCGGTCGCCACCGCGCCGCTCCCGGCCGGCAGCGGCTCCGGCCACCGCGTGGTGTTCGACATCACCCAGCAGGTGGTCTGGCTGGTCGACGCCGACGAGACCGTGCTGCGCACCTACTACGTGTCGGGCAGCCGCTACGACCAGCTGCCCACCGGCACCTTCGACGTCTTCTCGAAGTCGCGCGACGCCGTCAGCTGGCACGGCACCGAGACCATGGAGTACATGGTGCGGTTCTTCCGCGGCCAGAACTCCAACATCGGCTTCCACGACCTCCCGGTCGCCACCGCCACCGGCGCCGAGGTGCAGACGCTGTCGCAGCTCGGCACGCCGCTCTCCGACGGCTGCATCCGCCAGGACCTCGACGACGCCGTCGCGCTCTGGGAGCACACCGAGGTCGGCACCCCCGTGGTCGTCGTCCGCAGCTGA
- a CDS encoding PD-(D/E)XK nuclease family protein → MSQPILDGMPRRLYGATPTRLNTWLDCPRRYRFGYLDRPPPPKGPPWAHNTLGAVVHNALAGWWRLPRDARTPHRAGAMVDEYWTAEGFRDADQADVWRVRARDMVTGYVGKLDPDDEPRGVERTVGLIHGGTSLTGRIDRVDQRGDELVIVDYKTGRHVLTTDDARSSLALAVYAAAAARTLRTPCHRVELHHLPSGGVAVWEHDDRTLTRHLDRADAIAAECAAADAAFKAGDTGDDRFPARPSSLCGWCDYLQHCPEGRASTSTRASWAGLEPS, encoded by the coding sequence ATGAGCCAGCCCATCCTCGACGGCATGCCGCGGCGTCTGTACGGCGCCACGCCCACGCGGCTGAACACCTGGCTCGACTGCCCGCGGCGCTACCGCTTCGGCTACCTCGACCGCCCGCCGCCGCCCAAGGGCCCGCCGTGGGCCCACAACACGCTCGGCGCGGTGGTGCACAACGCGCTGGCCGGCTGGTGGCGGCTGCCCCGCGACGCCCGCACGCCGCACCGCGCCGGCGCCATGGTCGACGAGTACTGGACGGCTGAAGGGTTCCGCGACGCCGACCAAGCCGACGTCTGGCGGGTCCGGGCCCGCGACATGGTCACCGGCTACGTCGGCAAGCTCGACCCCGACGACGAACCGCGCGGCGTCGAGCGCACGGTCGGCCTCATCCACGGCGGCACGTCGCTCACCGGCCGCATCGACCGCGTCGACCAACGCGGCGACGAGCTGGTCATCGTCGACTACAAGACCGGGCGGCATGTCCTCACCACCGACGACGCCCGCAGCTCGCTGGCGCTCGCCGTCTACGCCGCCGCGGCAGCCCGCACGCTGCGCACCCCGTGTCACCGGGTCGAGCTGCACCACCTGCCGTCCGGCGGCGTCGCGGTGTGGGAGCACGACGACCGCACCCTCACCCGCCACCTCGACCGCGCCGACGCCATCGCCGCCGAGTGCGCCGCGGCCGACGCCGCGTTCAAGGCCGGCGACACCGGCGACGACCGGTTCCCGGCGCGGCCGTCGTCGCTGTGCGGCTGGTGCGACTACCTCCAGCACTGCCCCGAGGGCCGGGCGTCCACGTCCACCCGCGCGTCGTGGGCGGGTCTGGAACCGTCCTGA
- a CDS encoding MarC family protein, translated as MNWQLFGEVVVTLFVIMDPPGTVPVFLALTGNRRPAERTRAAWQAVTVAGGVITIFALFGRTLLDYMHISLPALQGAGGLLLLLVALELLTGKADQPDTATAGNVAMVPLGTPLLAGPGAIVATMVFVQDSDGGWDFLALGLGIAVVLLAIWASMRFSVLLLRVLKESGILLVTRIAGLLLSAIAVQLVADSVRAFVDGAG; from the coding sequence ATGAACTGGCAGTTGTTCGGCGAGGTCGTCGTGACGCTGTTCGTGATCATGGACCCGCCGGGCACGGTGCCGGTGTTCCTCGCGCTGACGGGCAACCGGCGGCCGGCCGAGCGCACCCGGGCGGCCTGGCAGGCGGTCACCGTCGCCGGCGGGGTCATCACGATCTTCGCGCTGTTCGGCCGCACCCTCCTCGACTACATGCACATCAGCCTGCCAGCGCTGCAGGGCGCCGGTGGGCTGCTGTTGCTGCTGGTCGCGTTGGAACTGCTGACCGGGAAGGCGGACCAGCCGGACACCGCGACCGCCGGCAACGTCGCGATGGTGCCGCTCGGGACGCCGCTGCTGGCCGGGCCGGGCGCCATCGTCGCGACGATGGTGTTCGTGCAGGACTCCGACGGCGGCTGGGACTTCCTCGCGCTGGGGCTGGGCATCGCGGTGGTGCTGCTGGCGATCTGGGCGTCGATGCGGTTCAGCGTGCTGCTGCTGCGGGTGCTGAAGGAGTCGGGCATCCTGCTGGTCACCCGCATCGCCGGTCTGCTGCTGTCGGCCATCGCCGTCCAGCTGGTGGCCGACTCCGTCCGTGCCTTCGTCGACGGCGCGGGGTGA
- a CDS encoding PHP domain-containing protein, with the protein MRIDLHTHSSVSDGTDRPEHLVRRAKEVGLDVVALTDHDTFDGWTAALAAGDETGVEVVTGAEISTELRGHGVHLLAYLVDPGYEPLADELGRVRHDRRTRLARIAAALTASGLPMDVADILAHSPDAATVGRPHVADAMIAKGYVRDREEAFAWWLGQGRPGWAAKYAPPVDEAIHLVHAAGGVCVLAHPWGREGARRALTPSGIEALRDAGLDGIEVDHQDHDDASRRTLRRVAQDLGLVVTGSSDYHGTGKLDHELGVNTTAPEEWERLRSLAGGH; encoded by the coding sequence TTGCGCATCGATCTGCACACCCACAGCAGCGTCTCCGACGGCACCGACCGGCCGGAACACCTGGTCCGGCGGGCCAAGGAGGTCGGCCTCGACGTCGTCGCGCTGACCGACCACGACACCTTCGACGGCTGGACGGCGGCGCTCGCGGCCGGCGACGAGACCGGCGTCGAGGTGGTCACCGGCGCGGAGATCTCCACCGAGCTGCGCGGCCACGGCGTGCACCTGCTCGCGTACCTCGTCGACCCCGGGTACGAGCCGCTGGCCGACGAGCTGGGCCGGGTCCGGCACGACCGCCGCACCCGGCTGGCCCGCATCGCCGCCGCGCTCACCGCGTCGGGACTGCCGATGGACGTCGCCGACATCCTGGCGCACTCGCCCGACGCCGCCACCGTCGGCCGTCCGCACGTGGCCGACGCGATGATCGCCAAGGGCTACGTGCGCGACCGTGAGGAGGCGTTCGCCTGGTGGCTCGGCCAGGGCCGGCCGGGCTGGGCGGCGAAGTACGCCCCGCCCGTCGACGAGGCGATCCACCTGGTGCACGCCGCCGGCGGGGTGTGCGTGCTGGCGCACCCGTGGGGCCGCGAGGGCGCCCGCCGTGCGCTGACGCCGTCGGGCATCGAGGCGCTGCGCGACGCCGGGCTCGACGGCATCGAGGTCGACCACCAGGACCACGACGACGCCAGCCGGCGCACGCTGCGCCGCGTGGCGCAGGACCTCGGCCTCGTCGTCACCGGCTCCAGCGACTACCACGGCACCGGCAAGCTCGACCACGAGCTGGGTGTCAACACGACGGCGCCGGAGGAGTGGGAGCGGCTACGATCGCTGGCCGGCGGGCACTGA
- a CDS encoding DUF6758 family protein — MRGERTCPRCGAAARPPGAWSSRWLCDLHGEVYPLAPVTTPSAPLVHQLARDSHVPMWLPWPLPRGWVVGAVIHAGDDAGGVRACGVGISGPNPLGGPGDFLLVAEEQGVGLGAGLAGLEGVDPGKAVEGEPRAKVLVQGRTVPLWFVEGPADRAVYAGHWGGSWLWAILYPQTAGVLLLEDVEVVDLRDLGHEADLLPYGTPPPWLTPGYDQ; from the coding sequence GTGAGAGGTGAACGAACCTGTCCACGATGCGGCGCGGCGGCGCGCCCGCCCGGCGCGTGGTCCAGCCGCTGGCTCTGCGACCTGCACGGCGAGGTGTACCCGCTGGCGCCGGTCACGACGCCCAGTGCGCCGCTGGTGCACCAGCTGGCCCGCGACTCCCACGTGCCGATGTGGCTGCCGTGGCCGCTGCCGCGCGGCTGGGTCGTCGGCGCGGTGATCCATGCCGGTGACGACGCCGGTGGGGTGCGGGCGTGCGGCGTCGGCATCAGCGGGCCGAACCCGCTGGGCGGCCCGGGCGACTTCCTGCTCGTCGCCGAGGAGCAGGGCGTCGGGCTCGGGGCAGGGCTGGCCGGGCTCGAGGGCGTCGACCCGGGGAAGGCGGTCGAGGGTGAGCCGCGGGCCAAGGTGCTCGTGCAAGGGCGCACGGTGCCGCTGTGGTTCGTCGAAGGGCCCGCCGACCGCGCCGTCTACGCAGGTCACTGGGGTGGCAGCTGGCTGTGGGCGATCCTGTACCCGCAGACCGCCGGTGTGCTGCTGCTGGAGGACGTCGAGGTGGTCGATCTACGTGATCTCGGCCACGAGGCGGACCTGCTGCCCTACGGAACGCCCCCGCCGTGGCTGACACCCGGCTACGATCAGTGA
- a CDS encoding IS5 family transposase (programmed frameshift): protein MLGVVERRVLSDEAWSWLEPRLPDRTPRRGGRWRDHRQVIEAIAWKFRTGAAWREIPQGRFGPWQTAYERLNRWSSDGTWARLLAAAQADADARGELDWLVAVDSSLVRVHQHGASARRVGGNAATPCPGPHRRRTRGAGPNDRCSRGDHPVAAVVAEPADHAIGRSRGGLTTKIHALVDGRGRPLVLHLTAGNVNDTTQFPQLMAGLRVARPAGGRPRTRPDYVLADKGYSSRANRELLRRRNIAHTIPEPADQQANRRRRGSAGGRPVGFDKTLYRRRNVVERGFCQLKHWRGLASRYDKHARNYLGALHLAALLTWLP from the exons ATGCTGGGTGTGGTTGAGCGGCGGGTGTTGTCGGATGAGGCGTGGTCGTGGTTGGAGCCGCGGCTGCCGGACCGGACGCCTCGGCGGGGTGGGCGGTGGCGTGATCACCGGCAGGTGATCGAGGCGATCGCGTGGAAGTTCCGGACCGGGGCAGCGTGGCGGGAGATCCCGCAGGGGCGGTTCGGGCCGTGGCAGACCGCGTATGAGCGGCTCAATCGGTGGAGTTCGGATGGCACGTGGGCGCGGTTGCTGGCCGCGGCGCAGGCCGATGCTGATGCTCGGGGCGAGTTGGATTGGCTGGTCGCGGTGGACTCCTCGCTGGTGCGGGTGCACCAGCACGGGGCGTCGGCTCGGCGTGTGGGTGGCAACGCCGCGAC ACCGTGTCCGGGCCCGCACCGGCGCCGGACGCGGGGGGCAGGACCGAATGACAGGTGTTCGCGTGGCGATCACCCCGTCGCCGCGGTGGTGGCCGAGCCGGCCGATCATGCGATCGGCCGGTCCCGGGGCGGGCTGACCACCAAGATCCATGCACTCGTCGACGGGCGGGGCCGGCCGCTGGTGCTGCACCTGACGGCGGGCAACGTCAACGACACCACCCAGTTCCCGCAGCTCATGGCCGGATTACGGGTGGCCAGGCCCGCAGGCGGGCGGCCACGCACCCGGCCGGACTACGTGCTGGCCGACAAGGGCTACAGCTCGCGCGCGAACCGGGAACTGCTCCGTCGCCGCAACATCGCCCACACCATTCCAGAACCGGCCGATCAGCAGGCCAACCGACGCCGCCGCGGCTCAGCCGGCGGGCGCCCGGTCGGGTTCGACAAGACCCTCTACCGGCGACGCAACGTCGTCGAACGCGGCTTCTGCCAGCTCAAACACTGGCGCGGCCTGGCCAGTCGCTACGACAAGCACGCCCGCAACTACCTTGGTGCACTCCACCTCGCCGCGCTACTCACCTGGCTCCCATGA
- a CDS encoding histidine phosphatase family protein, with the protein MATLRQPDPQTHRPEIWLVRHGQTEWSRDGKHTSGTDLPLTPEGERAARSLASRLDGGAFDLVLASPRQRAWRTAELAGFAGPEIDDDLREWDYGEYEGVTTPQIRETDPDWSLWTDGAPGGERPADVEARVDRLIARLRSVEGERVLVFAHGHVLRVVGARWSGWPVGAGAHLRLDTATVSVLGWERETPAIGRWNAP; encoded by the coding sequence ATGGCGACCCTCCGGCAGCCGGACCCGCAGACTCACCGTCCCGAGATCTGGCTGGTCCGGCACGGCCAGACCGAGTGGAGCCGCGACGGCAAGCACACCAGCGGCACCGACCTCCCGCTGACCCCGGAGGGCGAACGGGCCGCCCGGTCCCTGGCGTCCCGGCTCGACGGCGGAGCATTCGACCTGGTGCTGGCCAGCCCCCGTCAACGCGCCTGGCGGACGGCGGAACTGGCCGGGTTCGCCGGTCCGGAGATCGACGACGACCTGCGCGAATGGGACTACGGCGAGTACGAGGGCGTCACCACGCCACAGATCCGCGAGACCGACCCCGACTGGTCCCTCTGGACCGACGGCGCACCCGGCGGCGAGCGTCCCGCCGACGTCGAGGCCCGGGTCGACCGCCTGATCGCCCGGCTGCGCTCGGTGGAGGGGGAGCGGGTGCTGGTCTTCGCCCACGGCCACGTGCTGCGGGTGGTGGGCGCGCGGTGGAGCGGCTGGCCGGTGGGAGCGGGCGCACACCTGCGCCTCGACACCGCGACCGTGTCCGTGCTCGGCTGGGAACGCGAGACGCCGGCGATCGGTCGGTGGAACGCGCCCTGA
- a CDS encoding magnesium and cobalt transport protein CorA codes for MTEWAFYRDGRKQTGQDYDHAVAQARQRQGFVWIRLHEPGEDDLRGIAADFGLHPLAVEDAMDPRQGTKIGHYDGLVYLVLRRVRYDGGVRDAGRLTMLAGPDVVVSVSEGDPDPVEAVAEQLESRPKLLGHGPAAVLYVAADSTVDEYVEVAEAFEADLTEIEAAVFDEVSGNQAGRIYHAKRELLKLQRAVAPLGLPVRSLTQRAPELVAPKVQTYFRGVGDHVDRLHAQLGGYDEIIGSMLQANLAQLSVAQNNDMRKITSWAAIIAVPTAIAGIYGMNFRHMPELHWRLGYPGVMLLMAALCWMLYVNFKRRDWL; via the coding sequence ATGACCGAGTGGGCGTTCTACCGCGACGGCCGGAAGCAGACCGGTCAGGACTACGACCACGCCGTCGCGCAGGCACGGCAGCGGCAGGGGTTCGTCTGGATCCGGTTGCACGAGCCGGGCGAGGACGACCTGCGCGGCATCGCGGCCGACTTCGGCCTGCATCCGCTGGCCGTCGAGGACGCGATGGACCCGCGGCAGGGCACCAAGATCGGCCACTACGACGGCCTGGTCTACCTGGTGCTGCGCCGGGTCCGGTACGACGGCGGCGTGCGCGACGCGGGGCGGCTGACGATGCTGGCCGGGCCGGACGTCGTCGTCAGTGTCAGCGAGGGCGACCCGGACCCCGTCGAGGCCGTCGCGGAGCAGCTGGAGAGCCGGCCGAAGCTGCTCGGCCACGGCCCGGCCGCCGTGCTGTACGTGGCCGCCGACTCCACCGTCGACGAGTACGTCGAGGTGGCGGAGGCGTTCGAGGCCGACCTCACCGAGATCGAGGCGGCCGTGTTCGACGAGGTCAGCGGCAACCAGGCGGGCCGTATCTACCACGCCAAACGGGAGCTGCTGAAGCTGCAGCGGGCCGTCGCGCCGCTCGGGCTGCCGGTGCGCTCGCTGACGCAGCGGGCGCCGGAGCTCGTCGCGCCGAAGGTGCAGACCTACTTCCGCGGCGTCGGCGACCACGTCGACCGCCTGCACGCCCAGCTGGGCGGCTACGACGAGATCATCGGCTCGATGCTGCAGGCGAACCTGGCGCAGCTGTCGGTGGCGCAGAACAACGACATGCGCAAGATCACGTCGTGGGCGGCGATCATCGCGGTGCCCACGGCGATCGCCGGCATCTACGGCATGAACTTCCGCCACATGCCCGAACTGCACTGGAGGCTCGGCTACCCCGGCGTGATGCTGCTGATGGCGGCGTTGTGCTGGATGCTGTACGTCAACTTCAAGCGGCGCGACTGGCTTTAG
- a CDS encoding general stress protein, with protein sequence MVSPIPGLPTGIVVGTYDDYPAAQKAVDYLADQKFPVENLAIVGSDLRQVERVTGRLSWGKAALGGLATGAWLGLFVGLLLGLFTDEGWLAIILLSVLWGAIFMMIFGLVGYALTGGRRDFTSQSVTVAGRYEVYCQHQHAEEARNQLARLSLQTGTGTVS encoded by the coding sequence ATGGTGAGTCCCATTCCCGGTCTTCCCACCGGCATCGTCGTCGGCACCTACGACGACTACCCCGCGGCGCAGAAGGCGGTCGACTACCTGGCCGACCAGAAGTTCCCCGTCGAGAACCTGGCCATCGTCGGCAGCGACCTCCGCCAGGTCGAGCGCGTCACCGGGCGGTTGTCCTGGGGCAAGGCGGCCCTCGGCGGGCTGGCCACCGGCGCCTGGCTGGGCCTGTTCGTCGGTCTCCTCCTCGGCCTGTTCACCGACGAGGGCTGGCTGGCGATCATCCTGCTCAGCGTGCTGTGGGGCGCCATCTTCATGATGATCTTCGGGCTGGTCGGCTACGCGCTCACCGGCGGCCGCCGCGACTTCACGTCCCAGAGCGTCACCGTGGCCGGCCGCTACGAGGTCTACTGCCAGCACCAGCACGCCGAGGAGGCGCGCAACCAGCTCGCCCGGCTCTCGCTGCAGACCGGCACCGGCACGGTCTCTTAG
- a CDS encoding HNH endonuclease, with protein MNTLVLNASYEPLAVVSVRRAVILILTEKAVVEHADTEKLIRSATRELPTPLVVRLLRFVRVPYRRKVPWSRGGVLERDARRCAYCAGRANSIDHIVPTSRGGAQRSWLNTVAACVSCNQLKADRTPSEAGMSLLIEPFEPKAHRALVLALGVTAAAELPDWLIASTA; from the coding sequence GTGAACACACTCGTTCTGAACGCCTCCTACGAACCGCTGGCCGTCGTGTCGGTACGCCGGGCCGTCATCCTCATCCTCACCGAGAAGGCCGTCGTCGAGCACGCCGACACCGAGAAGCTCATCCGCTCGGCCACCCGCGAGCTGCCGACACCGCTGGTCGTACGCCTGCTCCGGTTCGTCCGGGTGCCGTACCGCCGCAAGGTGCCGTGGTCGCGCGGCGGGGTGCTCGAACGCGACGCCCGCCGCTGCGCCTACTGCGCCGGCCGGGCCAACTCCATCGACCACATCGTGCCCACGTCTCGCGGCGGTGCCCAGCGCAGCTGGCTGAACACCGTCGCGGCGTGCGTGTCGTGCAATCAGCTCAAGGCCGACCGCACCCCGTCCGAGGCGGGCATGTCGCTGCTCATCGAGCCGTTCGAGCCCAAGGCGCACCGCGCGCTGGTGCTGGCCCTCGGTGTCACCGCGGCCGCCGAGCTGCCCGACTGGCTCATCGCCTCCACCGCGTAG
- a CDS encoding 1-acyl-sn-glycerol-3-phosphate acyltransferase, with product MELVGAVAVGLTKWFGRVDPDGLSHLPIKGPAIVAVNHTTIADVPPVLSTLYKAGLRPSVPCHRDGCGVTHGHVRFMASSLVFANPFIGPLARQAGMIEVGGRQAGAAALKAAHDALDRGEVVGIYPEGDVSATPDGSPRRFRFGVGRLAADAKAPVVPVAHHDARRIGSGSIARSLGGAITSVVRRPTIKLRVGKPILPDEFTGLPLRDVVEVIQDRVTDVWRSVSGESLPRLDLDQKENPL from the coding sequence GTGGAACTCGTGGGCGCGGTTGCCGTGGGTCTGACCAAGTGGTTCGGTCGCGTCGATCCCGACGGCCTGTCGCACCTGCCCATCAAGGGGCCGGCCATCGTCGCCGTCAACCACACCACCATCGCCGACGTGCCGCCGGTGCTCTCCACGCTCTACAAGGCCGGGCTGCGGCCCAGCGTCCCGTGCCACCGCGACGGCTGCGGCGTCACCCACGGCCACGTCCGCTTCATGGCGTCGTCGCTGGTGTTCGCGAACCCGTTCATCGGCCCGCTGGCGCGGCAGGCCGGCATGATCGAGGTCGGCGGGCGCCAGGCCGGCGCCGCCGCGCTGAAGGCGGCGCACGACGCGCTCGACCGCGGCGAGGTCGTCGGCATCTACCCCGAGGGCGACGTCTCGGCCACGCCCGACGGCTCGCCCCGGCGGTTCCGCTTCGGCGTCGGCCGGCTGGCCGCCGACGCGAAGGCCCCGGTCGTGCCGGTGGCCCACCACGACGCCCGCCGCATCGGCTCCGGGTCCATCGCGCGCAGCCTCGGCGGCGCCATCACGTCCGTCGTCCGCCGTCCCACCATCAAGCTGCGGGTGGGCAAGCCGATCCTGCCCGACGAGTTCACCGGGCTGCCGCTGCGCGACGTCGTCGAGGTCATCCAGGACCGCGTCACCGACGTCTGGCGCTCTGTGTCGGGCGAGTCGCTGCCCCGGCTCGACCTGGACCAGAAGGAAAATCCGTTGTGA
- a CDS encoding ECF transporter S component, producing the protein MSEPGTVQLRRHRWRTVDIVVASVIGVVFGVVFAIWNNLLYSVINAPLGSMPIAPLASGVWLIPAVLGALVVRRPGAALYTEVLAAVVSMFFGSAWGLSVFLSGMWQGLGAEVVLALLAYRRWGAGAALLAGGGAGLAMGLYEIVTYVPTYAADWKVIYVGCAIVAGVVAGGLAWLLMRALARTGALAPFAAGRSQGEI; encoded by the coding sequence ATGAGCGAGCCGGGTACCGTCCAGCTGCGACGGCACCGCTGGCGCACGGTCGACATCGTCGTCGCGTCCGTCATCGGTGTCGTGTTCGGGGTGGTCTTCGCCATCTGGAACAACCTGCTGTACTCGGTCATCAACGCGCCGCTGGGCTCGATGCCGATCGCGCCGCTGGCCTCAGGCGTCTGGCTGATCCCGGCCGTGCTCGGCGCGCTGGTGGTGCGCCGTCCCGGCGCCGCCCTGTACACGGAGGTGCTGGCGGCGGTCGTGTCGATGTTCTTCGGCTCGGCGTGGGGGCTGTCGGTGTTCCTGTCCGGCATGTGGCAGGGGCTCGGGGCCGAGGTCGTGCTGGCGTTGCTGGCCTACCGCCGCTGGGGCGCCGGCGCGGCGCTGCTGGCCGGCGGCGGCGCAGGCCTCGCGATGGGGCTGTACGAGATCGTCACGTACGTCCCCACGTACGCCGCGGACTGGAAGGTCATCTACGTGGGCTGCGCCATCGTGGCCGGCGTGGTCGCGGGCGGGCTGGCGTGGCTGCTGATGCGGGCGCTGGCGCGGACGGGCGCGCTGGCGCCGTTCGCGGCCGGGCGATCGCAGGGCGAGATCTGA